In Pieris napi chromosome 2, ilPieNapi1.2, whole genome shotgun sequence, the following proteins share a genomic window:
- the LOC125059954 gene encoding ubiquitin recognition factor in ER-associated degradation protein 1 isoform X2, whose translation MFGFNMFHEIGRSFNMTYRCYSVSMLPGNERQDVERGGKIIMPPSALEQLTRLNIEYPMIFKLTNKKTKRITHCGVLEFVADEGRAYLPHWMMTNLVLEEGSLLQIESVSLPVATFSKFQPLSEDFLDISNPKAVLENCLRNFSCLTTGDVIAIKYNSKVYELCVLETKPGSAVIIIECDMNVEFAPPVGYKEEEHISRNDGNADTEMEEDSQVMMPEPSGFIAFKGEGNRLDGKKKKLTSESDSEPQASGSRQMPFVRGIPDYDYVIGTLKFIRNSRPSNSKEEAPAEPFQAFKGEGFTLRTAKSKN comes from the exons atg TTTGGATTCAATATGTTTCACGAAAtaggaagatcttttaatatGACCTACCGATGTTATTCCGTCTCCATGTTACCAGGAAATGAGAGACAAGATGTTGAAAGGGGCggaaaaa ttataatgCCTCCATCAGCATTAGAACAACTAACTCGTCTTAATATTGAGTACCCAATGATTTTTAAgttgacaaataaaaaaacgaaaagGATCACACATTGTGGTGTTTTAGAGTTTGTTGCAGATGAAGGGAGAGCCTATCTACCTCACTGG ATGATGACAAATTTAGTACTAGAAGAAGGTTCATTATTACAAATAGAAAGTGTATCTCTACCTGTGGCtacattttcaaaatttcaacCCTTGTCTGAAGATTTCCTTGATATATCAAATCCAAAAGcag TGCTTGAAAACTGCTTGAGGAACTTCTCATGTCTGACAACAGGTGATGTGATTGCAATCAAATACAATTCAAAGGTTTATGAGCTCTGTGTCTTGGAAACTAAGCCTGGTAGTGCTGTTATAATTATTGAGTGTGATATGAAT GTTGAATTCGCACCTCCAGTTGGCTATAAGGAAGAGGAACATATTTCACGAAATGATGGTAATGCTGACACAGAAATGGAGGAAGATAGTCAAGTTATGATGCCAGAACCAAGTGGCTTTATAGCTTTTAAGGGTGAAGGCAATAGATTAGATGGcaagaaaaaaaagttaacaAGTGAGAGTGATTCAGAGCCTCAGGCATCAGGTTCAAGACAGatg CCATTTGTACGTGGTATACCAGATTATGACTATGTGATTGGAACTTTAAAATTCATACGAAATTCTCGACCTTCAAATTCAAAGGAAGAAGCACCTGCAGAACCATTCCAAGCATTTAAAGGAGAAGGCTTTACATTAAGAACAGCTAAATctaaaaattga
- the LOC125059968 gene encoding actin-related protein 2/3 complex subunit 4 → MSATLKPYLTAVRHTLTSAMCLDHFSSQVVERYNKPEVEVGTSKELLLNPVIISRNANEKVLIESSINSIRISIMIKQADEIEKILCKKFMRFMMMRAENFIVLRRKPVDGYHISFLITNFHTEQMYKHKLVDFVIYFMEEIDKEISEMKLAVNARARICSEEFLKRF, encoded by the coding sequence ATGTCGGCCACATTAAAACCGTATTTAACGGCAGTTCGACACACGCTTACATCGGCTATGTGTTTGGATCATTTTTCATCACAAGTCGTAGAAAGGTACAATAAACCCGAAGTTGAAGTGGGGACAAGCAAAGAATTGTTACTGAACCCAGTGATTATTTCTCGAAATGCCAATGAAAAAGTGCTTATTGAGTCatcaataaattctattagAATCAGTATAATGATCAAGCAAGCAGATGAAATAGAAAAGATACTATGTAAAAAGTTTATGCGTTTTATGATGATGAGAGCGGAAAACTTTATCGTATTAAGGCGGAAACCGGTGGACGGATACCATATCAGCTTCCTTATAACAAATTTCCACACTGAACAAatgtataaacataaattggtcgactttgtaatatattttatggaaGAAATTGATAAAGAGATAAGTGAAATGAAACTTGCTGTAAATGCCCGCGCCCGAATCTGTTCTGAAGAATTTTTGAAGAGATTCTAA
- the LOC125062636 gene encoding ras-related protein Rab-35, whose translation MAREFDHLFKLLIIGDSGVGKSCLLLRFADNTFSGSYITTIGVDFKIRTLEINGERVKLQIWDTAGQERFRTITSTYYRGTHGVIVVYDVTNGESFANVKRWLHEIEQNCDVVNKVLVGNKNDCPSRKVVVTEDAQRFANQMNIPLFETSAKENINVEEMFLTITKMVLRSKLEMKERQNVSPNDVVNIRKNHNKGRKKCCQ comes from the exons ATGGCTCGCGAGTTTGATCATCTCTTCAAATTGCTCATTATCGGTGACAGTG GTGTGGGTAAGAGCTGCCTCCTCCTGCGATTCGCTGACAATACGTTCTCTGGCAGTTACATTACAACTATCGGTGTTGACTTTAAAATAAGAACTTTAGAAATTAATGGTGAACGTGTGAAATTACAAATTTGGGATACAGCCGGCCAAGAACGATTCAGGACGATAACAAGCACATACTACAGAGGGACTCATGGTGTCATTGTCGTTTATGATGTTACTAATGGAGAGTCCTTTGCAAATGTAAAGAGATGGCTTCATGAGATCGAACAAAATTGCGATGTTGTTAATAAAGTTCTTG TTGGCAACAAGAATGATTGTCCGTCAAGGAAAGTTGTAGTTACAGAAGATGCTCAAAGGTTTGCAAATCAAATGAATATACCTTTATTTGAGACTAGTGcaaaggaaaatataaatgtggAAGAAATGTTTTTGACAATCACAAAAAtg gtTCTCAGATCAAAATTGGAAATGAAAGAGAGGCAAAATGTATCACCAAATGATGTAGTAAATATTAGAAAGAACCATAACAAAGGTAGAAAGAAATGTTGTCAGTAA
- the LOC125059954 gene encoding ubiquitin fusion degradation protein 1 homolog isoform X1, giving the protein MFQFGFNMFHEIGRSFNMTYRCYSVSMLPGNERQDVERGGKIIMPPSALEQLTRLNIEYPMIFKLTNKKTKRITHCGVLEFVADEGRAYLPHWMMTNLVLEEGSLLQIESVSLPVATFSKFQPLSEDFLDISNPKAVLENCLRNFSCLTTGDVIAIKYNSKVYELCVLETKPGSAVIIIECDMNVEFAPPVGYKEEEHISRNDGNADTEMEEDSQVMMPEPSGFIAFKGEGNRLDGKKKKLTSESDSEPQASGSRQMPFVRGIPDYDYVIGTLKFIRNSRPSNSKEEAPAEPFQAFKGEGFTLRTAKSKN; this is encoded by the exons atg TTTCAGTTTGGATTCAATATGTTTCACGAAAtaggaagatcttttaatatGACCTACCGATGTTATTCCGTCTCCATGTTACCAGGAAATGAGAGACAAGATGTTGAAAGGGGCggaaaaa ttataatgCCTCCATCAGCATTAGAACAACTAACTCGTCTTAATATTGAGTACCCAATGATTTTTAAgttgacaaataaaaaaacgaaaagGATCACACATTGTGGTGTTTTAGAGTTTGTTGCAGATGAAGGGAGAGCCTATCTACCTCACTGG ATGATGACAAATTTAGTACTAGAAGAAGGTTCATTATTACAAATAGAAAGTGTATCTCTACCTGTGGCtacattttcaaaatttcaacCCTTGTCTGAAGATTTCCTTGATATATCAAATCCAAAAGcag TGCTTGAAAACTGCTTGAGGAACTTCTCATGTCTGACAACAGGTGATGTGATTGCAATCAAATACAATTCAAAGGTTTATGAGCTCTGTGTCTTGGAAACTAAGCCTGGTAGTGCTGTTATAATTATTGAGTGTGATATGAAT GTTGAATTCGCACCTCCAGTTGGCTATAAGGAAGAGGAACATATTTCACGAAATGATGGTAATGCTGACACAGAAATGGAGGAAGATAGTCAAGTTATGATGCCAGAACCAAGTGGCTTTATAGCTTTTAAGGGTGAAGGCAATAGATTAGATGGcaagaaaaaaaagttaacaAGTGAGAGTGATTCAGAGCCTCAGGCATCAGGTTCAAGACAGatg CCATTTGTACGTGGTATACCAGATTATGACTATGTGATTGGAACTTTAAAATTCATACGAAATTCTCGACCTTCAAATTCAAAGGAAGAAGCACCTGCAGAACCATTCCAAGCATTTAAAGGAGAAGGCTTTACATTAAGAACAGCTAAATctaaaaattga
- the LOC125062645 gene encoding cytochrome b-c1 complex subunit 9 has translation MSMWATINRAVFKRTSTFALVVMGGTFFFERTFEIASVSIFESINKGKLWKDIKHKYEE, from the exons ATGTCTATGTGGGCGACTATTAACCGTGCAGTTTTTAAGAGAACTTCAACATTTGCTTTAGTAGTAATGGGTGGTACGTTCTTCTTTGAAAGGACTTTTGAAATCGCCTCAGTTTCTATATTTGAAAGCATCAATAAGGGA aaatTATGGAAAGACATCAAGCACAAATATGaggaataa